A region of Reichenbachiella carrageenanivorans DNA encodes the following proteins:
- a CDS encoding OmpA family protein, with protein sequence MKFNPSLLGVIVLCTILHQSGVAQDQSATVAFDSMAYYKNTSHKVGNINTDSTEYAPSISADGKVMIFESNKTGAYKLYESMRDNQRHWGAPISIDSINNYGSENDLIGGPSVSFDGNMLYFFSSFSGGMGADDIYYATRESHGWSSPTNIGAPINTSGFEGFPSISSNGKTLYFVRVNEAGPTDEELREQTQGQTCYSIYKSDKDADGNWSTPTMLPYPINQDCEKAPRIMADNRTLIFSSNRLGGLGKYDLYQSYLDDAGDWTTPVPLQYVNSEHNDQFPCIAAQGDKMYYINSKDIYQVDIPPKYQQFRNNVIQGYVKDGNSEEGIATDIIVRDAFTSEELMILSSNPNDGKFSLVLAVGGSYNVEFRKEGYTTYSAHYNLTEVDEYREIEYDVKLYQSAKLQLNIYDIEIFEPIEASIKVKIEGERSIMLEVESDPSTGQIEMDLPLGNAYEVIIDKKNFQSEYFVFDISGLMIYPKFEKDIELIPKKKQITINVADLNNNAKVRSRVRIRNRNRDETIIVEGNESVGLRVGDRYEIEATSDQGYAFNTTVLDISDDTETVEAQAPVIEMKLQPLLVGTNLTLKEILFESNSNLLTENSFIELNRVVGLMKDNPTLKVEVSAHTDNVGSDAYNLMLSKRRAEEVGLFLIENDIPKDRMKHVGYGESTPLVDNDTEEGRAKNRRVVLKILAI encoded by the coding sequence ATGAAATTTAATCCTTCACTCCTTGGTGTGATCGTACTGTGCACGATACTACATCAGTCTGGAGTAGCACAAGACCAGTCCGCCACGGTAGCCTTCGACTCCATGGCTTACTATAAAAACACCAGTCATAAGGTAGGAAATATCAATACTGACTCAACCGAATATGCACCATCCATCTCCGCAGATGGCAAAGTGATGATTTTCGAATCCAATAAAACAGGTGCCTACAAACTATACGAAAGTATGCGCGATAACCAGCGGCACTGGGGCGCGCCTATCTCCATCGACAGCATCAACAACTACGGATCTGAGAATGACCTGATCGGCGGGCCTAGTGTGAGTTTTGATGGCAATATGCTCTACTTTTTTAGCTCCTTTTCTGGCGGCATGGGTGCCGACGACATCTACTACGCCACTAGGGAAAGTCATGGCTGGTCTAGCCCTACCAATATAGGCGCGCCTATCAACACCAGTGGGTTCGAAGGGTTTCCTTCAATATCTTCTAATGGCAAGACCCTCTATTTTGTGCGGGTAAATGAGGCTGGCCCTACCGACGAAGAACTCCGTGAGCAAACGCAAGGACAGACCTGCTACTCGATTTACAAATCTGATAAAGACGCCGATGGCAATTGGTCGACCCCTACCATGCTGCCCTATCCGATCAATCAGGACTGTGAAAAAGCGCCCAGAATCATGGCCGATAACCGTACGCTCATTTTTTCATCTAATCGATTAGGAGGCCTTGGGAAGTATGACTTATACCAATCCTACTTGGATGATGCTGGAGACTGGACTACACCCGTACCACTGCAGTATGTAAACTCGGAGCACAACGACCAATTTCCATGTATTGCTGCCCAAGGAGACAAGATGTATTACATCAACTCGAAAGACATCTATCAAGTAGACATTCCACCCAAGTATCAGCAGTTTAGAAACAATGTGATCCAAGGCTATGTGAAAGATGGGAATTCAGAAGAGGGCATCGCTACAGACATCATCGTGCGTGATGCATTTACTTCTGAAGAACTCATGATCCTTTCCAGCAATCCCAACGATGGAAAATTCAGCTTGGTACTGGCAGTAGGAGGTAGCTACAATGTAGAATTTAGGAAAGAAGGCTACACGACCTACTCGGCGCATTACAACCTGACAGAGGTGGACGAATACCGAGAAATAGAATATGATGTGAAGCTGTACCAATCCGCCAAACTACAGCTCAACATCTACGACATTGAGATATTCGAACCTATCGAAGCCTCGATAAAAGTGAAGATAGAAGGCGAACGGAGTATCATGCTCGAAGTAGAAAGCGACCCATCCACAGGGCAGATCGAAATGGACTTGCCTCTGGGCAATGCCTACGAGGTGATCATTGATAAGAAAAATTTTCAAAGCGAATATTTTGTCTTCGATATTTCTGGATTGATGATTTATCCAAAATTTGAAAAGGACATCGAACTGATCCCCAAAAAGAAACAAATTACAATCAACGTTGCCGACCTCAACAATAACGCCAAGGTTCGCTCACGCGTCCGCATCCGCAATCGAAATAGAGACGAGACCATCATCGTAGAAGGCAACGAATCCGTAGGCCTCAGAGTAGGCGACCGCTACGAAATAGAAGCTACTAGTGATCAAGGCTACGCCTTCAACACTACCGTACTCGACATCTCCGACGACACAGAGACTGTAGAGGCACAAGCACCTGTAATAGAAATGAAACTCCAGCCGCTCTTGGTCGGCACTAATTTGACTCTCAAAGAGATTTTGTTTGAATCCAACTCTAATCTACTCACCGAAAACTCCTTTATAGAACTCAACCGAGTAGTAGGACTGATGAAGGACAATCCCACGCTTAAGGTAGAAGTTTCAGCCCACACAGACAATGTTGGCTCGGATGCCTACAACCTGATGCTATCCAAGCGCAGAGCAGAAGAAGTAGGCCTATTTCTGATAGAAAATGATATCCCAAAAGACCGAATGAAGCACGTAGGCTACGGCGAAAGCACGCCCCTAGTGGACAATGACACCGAAGAAGGTCGAGCCAAAAACCGAAGAGTAGTACTCAAAATATTAGCGATCTAA
- a CDS encoding OsmC family protein: protein MSMTSTLHYKADNEFEATNQAGNTVSMDMYPQAEKKDQSPMDLVLSAVAGCAAVDIVSMIKKKRKTFVDLKSETTAERAETFPKKFTKIHIKYIITSPDLTEKEAEKVIDLAVNNYCSVASSLHPDITLTHSFEIVR, encoded by the coding sequence ATGAGCATGACATCTACATTACACTATAAAGCGGACAACGAGTTTGAAGCTACGAATCAAGCAGGCAATACGGTGTCCATGGATATGTATCCACAAGCAGAGAAAAAAGATCAGTCTCCTATGGATTTGGTCTTGTCGGCGGTAGCAGGTTGCGCGGCGGTAGACATTGTGTCTATGATCAAAAAGAAGCGTAAAACCTTCGTGGATTTAAAATCTGAAACAACAGCCGAACGTGCCGAAACGTTCCCTAAGAAGTTTACTAAAATCCACATCAAATACATCATTACTTCTCCTGATCTGACGGAGAAAGAAGCAGAAAAAGTAATAGATCTTGCTGTCAACAACTACTGCAGCGTAGCTTCGTCTCTCCATCCAGATATTACACTTACGCATAGCTTCGAAATCGTACGATAA
- a CDS encoding adenosine kinase — protein MKKYDVYGIGNALVDLVFEVDDKFLSDYQVEKGLMTLVEEDRQKELISAIDIDENMMKGGGSAANTVVAASQLGAKCYYSCKVSNDEFGQFYLKDLAANQVDTKLTPATAPEGITGKCLVMVTADAERTMNTFLGITSDFSVAEIDEEAIKASKYIYSEGYLVPSPSGRAAMLKGMEVARANGVKVALSFSDPSMVKFFRNEMAEVVGNGVDLLFCNEEEAMLYTEKDNLKEAREELKKIADRFVITLGKNGAMIFDGDTFIDIEPYQVDAIDTNGAGDMYAGAFMFGITNGHSYAEAGKIASLASSKVVSQFGPRLEPEQTKSVLTHLFDSN, from the coding sequence ATGAAGAAGTACGATGTGTATGGCATAGGCAATGCCTTGGTAGATTTGGTCTTTGAGGTCGATGATAAGTTTTTATCTGATTATCAGGTAGAAAAAGGGTTGATGACTTTGGTAGAAGAGGATCGCCAAAAAGAGTTGATCAGTGCTATAGATATCGACGAAAATATGATGAAAGGCGGAGGCTCTGCGGCCAATACCGTGGTAGCGGCGAGCCAACTGGGAGCCAAATGCTACTACTCTTGTAAGGTGTCTAATGACGAATTTGGTCAGTTCTATTTGAAGGATTTGGCTGCAAACCAAGTGGACACCAAGCTGACGCCAGCCACCGCACCCGAAGGAATCACGGGCAAATGTCTGGTGATGGTGACTGCTGATGCCGAACGTACGATGAATACCTTTTTGGGGATTACGTCTGACTTTTCTGTAGCCGAAATTGACGAAGAAGCAATCAAGGCGTCGAAATACATTTATTCTGAGGGCTATTTGGTGCCTTCTCCATCTGGGAGAGCGGCCATGCTCAAGGGCATGGAAGTGGCTAGAGCCAATGGCGTAAAAGTGGCCCTTTCATTTTCTGACCCTAGTATGGTCAAGTTTTTTAGAAATGAAATGGCGGAAGTAGTAGGCAATGGAGTAGATCTTTTGTTTTGCAACGAAGAGGAAGCCATGCTTTATACTGAAAAAGACAATTTGAAAGAAGCCAGAGAAGAATTGAAAAAAATAGCTGATCGGTTTGTGATTACGCTTGGCAAAAATGGTGCGATGATTTTTGATGGAGACACTTTTATAGACATAGAACCATATCAGGTAGATGCTATAGATACCAATGGTGCCGGAGACATGTATGCGGGAGCTTTTATGTTTGGCATCACCAATGGTCATTCGTATGCTGAAGCAGGCAAGATCGCTAGCTTGGCGTCTTCAAAAGTAGTTTCGCAGTTTGGGCCAAGATTGGAACCAGAGCAGACCAAATCAGTGTTGACACATTTGTTTGACAGTAACTAA
- the asnS gene encoding asparagine--tRNA ligase — MSTERQTKVLEVLKSAEVGNSLLVKGWVRTKRQNKNVAFIALNDGSTINNLQLVADPSLITEDVLKKVTTGACVAAQGEIVASQGSGQSVEMHVKSLEVLGEADPEKYPLQPKKHSLEFLREIAYLRPRTNTFGAVYRIRHAMIFAVHKFFNEKGFLNIHTPVITASDAEGAGETFRVTTLDMDNLPKTEDGAIDYKEDFFGKETNLTVSGQLEGELAAMALGQIYTFGPTFRAENSNTTRHLAEFWMIEPEMAFFDADDNADLAEEMLQYLVQYALDNCGDDLQFLHDREVEENKNKKETERPELYLLDRLKFVVDNKFERVTYTEAIDILRNSKPNKKKKFKYLIDAWGADLQSEHERYLVEKHFKKPVILSDYPKDIKAFYMRQNDDGKTVAAMDILFPGIGEIIGGSQREERLDKLEQRMDEMGVPKDELWWYLDTRKFGSAPHSGYGLGFERMILFVTGMTNIRDVIPFPRTPGNAEF, encoded by the coding sequence GTGAGCACGGAAAGACAAACCAAAGTATTAGAGGTTTTAAAATCAGCAGAAGTAGGCAACAGCCTGCTCGTGAAAGGATGGGTAAGAACCAAACGACAAAACAAAAATGTAGCGTTCATAGCGCTCAATGACGGTTCGACGATCAATAATTTGCAATTGGTAGCAGACCCAAGTCTCATTACAGAAGACGTATTGAAGAAGGTAACCACGGGTGCTTGTGTAGCTGCCCAAGGCGAAATCGTAGCCTCTCAAGGCTCTGGTCAATCTGTAGAGATGCACGTAAAATCACTCGAAGTACTGGGAGAAGCCGACCCTGAAAAATATCCACTACAACCTAAAAAGCATTCTTTAGAATTTCTCAGAGAGATCGCCTACTTACGTCCACGTACCAACACGTTTGGAGCAGTGTACCGTATTCGCCATGCCATGATTTTTGCCGTGCACAAATTCTTCAACGAGAAAGGATTTTTGAACATCCATACACCTGTCATCACGGCATCGGATGCGGAGGGAGCTGGTGAGACATTCAGAGTGACTACGCTCGACATGGACAACCTGCCCAAAACCGAAGATGGTGCAATCGACTACAAAGAAGACTTTTTCGGCAAAGAAACTAACCTGACCGTATCTGGTCAGCTAGAAGGCGAATTGGCAGCCATGGCACTAGGACAGATCTATACCTTCGGCCCCACGTTTAGAGCCGAAAACTCAAATACCACTCGCCACTTGGCGGAGTTTTGGATGATCGAACCAGAGATGGCTTTTTTCGATGCCGACGACAATGCGGATCTAGCCGAGGAAATGCTCCAATACTTGGTGCAATATGCGCTAGATAACTGTGGCGATGACCTACAGTTTTTGCACGACCGTGAGGTAGAAGAAAACAAAAACAAGAAAGAAACTGAACGCCCAGAGCTGTACTTGCTCGATAGATTGAAATTTGTGGTGGACAACAAGTTTGAGCGCGTCACATATACCGAGGCGATCGACATCTTACGAAACTCGAAGCCAAACAAAAAAAAGAAATTCAAATACTTGATCGACGCTTGGGGCGCAGATTTGCAATCAGAGCACGAGAGATATTTGGTAGAGAAGCATTTCAAAAAACCAGTCATCCTATCGGACTACCCGAAAGACATCAAGGCTTTCTATATGCGGCAAAACGATGACGGAAAAACCGTAGCAGCCATGGACATCCTATTCCCAGGCATAGGCGAAATCATTGGTGGCTCGCAGCGTGAAGAAAGACTAGACAAACTAGAGCAGCGCATGGACGAGATGGGCGTGCCTAAAGACGAACTATGGTGGTACCTAGATACCCGCAAATTTGGCTCGGCGCCTCATAGTGGCTATGGATTGGGCTTCGAAAGAATGATCCTCTTTGTGACGGGCATGACCAACATCAGAGACGTGATCCCTTTCCCTAGAACTCCTGGTAACGCAGAGTTTTAA